In Nocardioides daphniae, the DNA window CCAACGGTGGTGAGGCCGACCAGTACCTCCTCTACTGCCGCCTCTCCGACGCCCCCGGCGGCAAGGGGATCGGCGCGGTCGTCGTGGAGAAGGGCACCCCCGGCTTCAGCTTCGGCGCCAGCGAGCGCCTGATGGGCTTCCGTGGCATCCCCTCGGCCGACCTCTACTTCGACAACGTCGAGGTGCCGCTCGAGGACGTGGTCGTCCCGGCCGGCTCCTTCGGCAAGCTCTTCGGCGTCTTCTCGATCGAGCGCATGGGCAACACGACCATGAGCCTCGCCATCGGTCAGGCGGCCCTGGACAAGACGCTGCAGTACGTCCAGGAGCGCGAGCAGTTCGGCAAGCCGCTCATCGACTTCCAGTCGATCCAGGTGATGCTCGCCGACATGGTGCTGCAGGTCGAGGCCGCGCGCCTCCTGCGCGACCGGGCGGCGGCGTCGGCCACGGAGACCGGGATCCCGGACCCCCTGCAGGTGTCGTTGGCCAAGTGCACGGCCAACGAGATGGCCAAGCGCGTCA includes these proteins:
- a CDS encoding acyl-CoA dehydrogenase family protein is translated as MRTTAKEVGGKLVINGSKRWISNGGEADQYLLYCRLSDAPGGKGIGAVVVEKGTPGFSFGASERLMGFRGIPSADLYFDNVEVPLEDVVVPAGSFGKLFGVFSIERMGNTTMSLAIGQAALDKTLQYVQEREQFGKPLIDFQSIQVMLADMVLQVEAARLLRDRAAASATETGIPDPLQVSLAKCTANEMAKRVTDLAMQIHGGNGYTEEYGLERLHRDAHGWAIAGGTPTMQRIRIVSEVTGRKFDQRR